The nucleotide sequence CCACTCGACAAGCGCCGGGCCGAGCCGGGGCAGTACCCGCAGCGCGGCGATCACCCGGCCGAGCGTCGCCGGCCGGTACAGCGGGTGCGGCGGCACGTCGGCGATCACCCGTACGCAGGCGACGGGGCGGCCGGCGGCACCGGCCAGCAGCGCCGCCGACTCGGTGTCCACCGCGATCGCGCCGGTGCCGGCGAGCCGCGCCCGGTCCGCGCCGGCCACGATCCGCCGGCTGGTCACCACCGGTCCGAGGTGGACGGTCAGGCCGCGCCGCCGCAGCGCCGCCGCGATCATCGGGGCGGCGGGGCAGGCTACCGGGGCGCCGCCGAGCACGCCGGCCCGGCGTACCTCGGTGGCCACCACCACGTCCCCGGTGCGCAGCGTCGGCACCAGGCCGCCGGCGATGCCGGCCACCGCCAGCGCGGCCGTGTCGCGGTGGCCGGCGGCCACCCGGGTGGCCCGGGCCGGTCCCCTGCCGGTACGCCGCAGCGGTGCGCCAGGTGGCAGACCGCGCCGCAGCGCGTGCGCCTCCGCCCGCATCGGTGCGAAGAGCACCCAGTTCTCCCCGCTCAACTGGGCGCTCCGGGCTCGGTACCCGACCGGGCCGCCTCGCCCGGCCCGCGAAGGCCGGCGACGTCGGCCGGATCGTGCAGCAGCCGGCCGAGCGCGCTGACCGGGAACACCAGCCGGTACAGGTGGTAGTTGATGTAGAAGTCGCCGGGGAAGCCGGTGCCGGTGTACTGCGGCTCGTCCCAGCCCCCGTCCGGCCGCTGGGTACGCACCAGCCAGTCCACCCCGCGCCGGACCGACGCCGAGTCGCCGGAGTGGGCGGCGTGCAGGGCCAACAGCGCCCAGGCGGTCTGCGAGGCGGTCGAGTCGCCCTTCCCACGCCAGGCCGGGTCGCGGTAGGAGCGCATGTCCTCGCCCCAGCCGCCGTCGGCGTTCTGCCGCCGGTGCAGCCAGCAGACCGCCCGGACGATCCTCGGGTCGTCCCGGCGTACTCCGGCGGCGACCAGCGCCGGGACGACCGCGCCGGTGCCGTAGACGTGGTTGGACCCCCACCGGCCGAACCAGGAGCCGTCCGCCTCCTGGTGGCGCAGCAGCCAGGCCACCCCCCGGCGGACCGGGACCGACCCCGCCAGCCCCTCCGCGCAGAGCGCCTCCACCACGTGCGCGGTGACGTCCGCACTCGGCGGGTCGATCACCTCGCCGAAGTCACAGAACGGCAGGTCACGGGCGATCCTCCGGGTGTTGTCGGCGTCGAACGCCGCCCAGCCGCCGTCGGCGGACTGCATCCCGCACAACCAGCGGACACCGCGCTCCATCGCCGGTCGCATGGCCGGCGGGGCACCGACCCGGCGCAGCGCCAGCAACACCTCGGCGGTGTCGTCGGTGTCCGGATAGCCGTCGTTGTCGAACTCGAACGCCCAGCCGCCCGGCGCGAGTCGGGGCCGGCGGACCGACCAGTCGCCGGGCACCCGAACCTCCTCGGCGAGCAGCCAGTCGGCGGCGGTGCCCAGCGCCGGGTGCTCGGCCGGCAGCCCGGCGTCGGCGAGTGCCACCACCGCCAGCGCGGTGTCCCAGACCGGGGACTGGCACGCCTCCAGCCGGCGTACCGGGCCGTCCGGGGTCTCCTCCCGGACGGTGAACCGCTCCAGCCCGGCCAGTCCGCTGCGCAGCACCGGATGGGAGAGCGGATAGCCGAGCAGGTGCAGCGCGATGAGCGAGTAGACCCAGGGCGGCTGGATGCCGCCCCAGGAGCCGTCCGCCTCCTGCCGGGCCACGATCCACTCGGCCGCCCGGCGCAGCGCGTTGCGGCGTACCGGGCCGACGGGGTGGCGCTCGTAGCCGCGCAGTGCACCGTCGAGGCGGTGCATCCAGCGTGCCCTGCCGGTCGCCGTCTCCCGCTCCGCCGGCAGTCCGGTACGCAGCTCGCCGAGCGAGAAGCCGAGCGGGCGTACCGGACACAGGGCGCGGACCACCGACAGCGGCACGATGGTCTGCCGGGCCCAGCAGGCGAAGTCGTAGACGTTGAGCGGGAACCAGGACGGCAACAGCACGACCTCGGGCGGGATCGCCGGCAGCCGGTGCCACGGCCACTCCCCGAACAGCGCCAGCCAGAGGCGGGTGAAGACCCGGCTCCGCTCGATACCACCGTGCGCGAGGACGAACTCCCGGGCCCGGCACATGTGTCCGGCCTCCGGCGGGTCACCGGCGAGCCGCAGCGCCGCGTACGCCTCGATGGTGGTGGAGAGGTCGCCCGGCCCGCCGTGGAAGGTCGCCCAGGCGCCGTCGGCGCCCTGCTTCGACCGGATCCACCGGGCCGTCGGCGCGGTCTCCAGCTCGGTACGGATGCCCAGGAACTCCCGCAGCAGCAGGTCCTCGGCCTCCATCGTCACGTTCGTCTCCAACTCGCCCTGCCACCAGCCGCCCGGCTGCTGGCGGGCCAGCAGCAGGTCCCGGGCCCGCTCCAGGGCCGCTTCGACGGACGAGAGGGTCCCCCGCCGGGCGTCCGCCGGACGGATGGTGCCCCCGCCCGGCCCCTCGGGCGCGAGGGTGGGGCTGCCGTCGTCGGTGGAGAGTGTCGAGGCCATCAGTGGTCCCGTCCCGTCATGAAGTGCGCGACCGCCACCAGGTCGGCGTGCACGCCGGAGCGGTCCCCGGCCGTGCCGGGCTCGCCCAACCGGTCCAGCTCGGCCAGCGCCTCGGTGAGCAGCCGGTCGGCCTGCTTCTCGGTCCAGTCCCGGGCGCCGGTCTCCTCGATCAACGCGGCGGCCAGGCCCAGGTCGGCGTCGGAGAGCTCGTCCGGCCGGACGTACAGGTCGGCGAGCTGCTCCCCGGCCGGACCGCCCGAGGTGAGGGCCCGGACCACCGGCACCGACTTCTTCCGGGCCCGCAGGTCGGCCAGCACCGGCTTGCCGGTCACCGCCGGCTCGCCCCAGATGCCGAGCAGGTCGTCGACCAGCTGGAAGGCCAGGCCGAGCCGTTCGCCGTACCGGGCCAGGCCGTCGACGAGCGTCGCCGGTGCGCCGCAGAGCACCGCGCCCAGCGTCGCGGAGCAGGAGAGCAGGGCGGCCGTCTTGTCCCGGGCCATCGCCAGGCACTCGTCGAGCGTGACGTCGGAACGGGACTCGAACGCCACGTCGGCCGCCTGGCCGGCGATCAGCCGGCGTACCGCCGTGTGCATCGTGGTCAGTCCGGCCCGGACGTCCAGGTCCGGGTCGTCGGCGAGTACCTCGTCGGCGAGGCTCAGCATGGCGTCCCCGGCCAGGATCGCCGGCCCGATCCCGAACGCCGCCCAGGCCGTCGGCCGGTGCCGCCGCTCCCGGTCACCGTCGATCACGTCGTCGTGCAGCAGCGAGAAGTTGTGCACCAGTTCGACCGCGACCGCCGCCGGCAGGCCCCGGTGTACCGGCTGGCCGGCGGCCTGGGCGGAGAGCAGCGCCAGCGCCGGGCGCAGCCCCTTGCCGCCCCGGCCGGCGGGCTCACCGGACGCGTCCCAGTAGCCGAGCTGGTAGCCGGCGACCAGCCGGGTACGCTCGTCGATCCGTTCCAGCGCCGCCCGGATCTCGGGCTGGACGAGTTCGTCCACCTGGGCGAGGGCGCTGGGCAGCATCACGGTCATGTCGTCTCCTCGCTGCGCTCGGTCATGCCGGTGCCTCCGCCGGTGATGTCGACCCGAGGTGGCCGAGCACCACGTCGGCGGCGCGGTGCCCGCTGCGTACCGCGCCCTCCATCGTGTCCGGCCAGCCGGTGTCGGTCCACGCGCCGGCCAGGGCCAGCCCGGGTGCCCGGGTCCGGGCCGGCGGCCGGGCGCTGCGGGACCCCGGCTCCTGCCGGAACGTCGCCCGGGGTTCCCGGGTCACGAACGCGTCCCGGACCCGGACCCGCCGGGCCGCCGGGAAGAGTTCCGCCAGCGCGGTCAGGTGGGTCCGGACCAGGTCGCCCGCCCGGACCGCGAGCACCTGCTCGGCGGCGGAGATGGAGACCACCAGGTACTGCCCGGAGCCGCCGGGCGGGGTCCGGTCGAAGACCCACTGCACCGGAGTGTCCAGCCCGGCCGCGAACTCCAGCTCGGTGACCCGCTGCTCGTAGTGCACGTGCACGTTGACGATCGGTGCGGCACCGAGGCGGGCCCAGCGCGCCCGGTCCGGCGCAGCCTCGGCCGGCACCAGCCGGGCGGCCTGCGGATGCGGCACGGCGAGTACCACCGCGTCGGCGGTCAGCTCGATGCCGTCCCCGGTGACCTGGAACCGGCTCCCCTCGGGGCGGATCTGCTGGACGCGTACCCCGGTGCGGACCGTCGCGCCGCGCCGCCGGAGCAGTACGGCGGCCGGCGCACCGTGCAGTTCGGCCAGCGGCGCGGTCGGCCGGCCGATGTCGGCGGCGTCCGCCCGGTCGAGCAGTCCGGTCCGGAACACCCGGGCGGCCAGCGCCAGCGAGGCCCGCTCCGGCGGGGCGTTCAGCGCGGCGGTGCAGATCAGTTCCCAGAGCCGGGCCACGGTCGGCGCGTCCTGCCCGTGCGCGGCCAGCCAGGCGCCGAAACTGACCCGGTCGGCGGCCGGGTCGTCCGGCTCTATCCGGCGCAGCGCCGCCGCCGCCCGGACCGCCGCCAGCCGTTGACCGACCCGCAGCGGACGATAGCCGAGCAGCGCCGGCAGCAGGTGGGCCGGGGCCGGCAGCCGGCGGTTGCGGGCCAGCACGTGCGGCGGCCCGCCGACCCGGACGATCGGCACCGCGAACCCGTCCTGCACGGCCGCCCGGTCGGCGCTGCCGAGCCGGACCAGCAGGTCCCGGTACTGCTGGTAGCAGCGGAGGAAGACGTGCTGGCCGGTGTCCACGGTCAGCTCGCCGCGCCGGAACGAGTAGGTGGCGCCGCCGAGTGCCGGACGCGCCTCCACCAGGGTGACCCGGTGCCCGGCGTCCAGCAGCCGCACGGCGGCGGCGATACCGGCCAGTCCACCCCCGACCACGCAGACTCCCCCGTCGGTCACGGCGCGCTCCGGGTCATCGCCCGCGCCGCGACGTACGCCTTCTCCCAGCCGGGCAGCGAGATCCGCTGCCGGGTCGCCGCCAGCGGGTCGGCCACCATCCGGGCCAGCAGCCGGTGGTAGATGCCGGCCATCGCCGCCACGCAGGCCGCGCTGCGCCGGTCCAGCAGGGGCAGCAGGCGCAAGCCGGTCTGGTAGTACCGCTCGGCCCGGCGGGCCTGCCAGCGGACCAGTCCGGCGAGCCGGTCCGGCGGGTCGGTCAGCCCGCCGTCCGGGCCGAGTTCCAGGGTGCAGCCGAACCGCTCCAGGTCCCGGCGGGGCAGGTAGGTCCGGCCGGCGGCACCGTCCTCCAGGATGTCCCGCAGGATGTTCGTCAGTTGCAGCGCGATCCCCAGGGTGTCGGCGAGTTCGGCGGCGGCCGCCCGGTCCACCGAGGGACGCAGCGCGAAGACGCCGAGCGAGAGCCGGCCGATCGACCCGGCGACGCAGCGGCAGTAGCCGACCAGTTCCTCGAAGGTCTCGTAGCCGACGCCCCGGACGTCGGCCACGCAGCCGTCGACCAGTTCGTCGAAGGCGGCCACCGGAATCGGCAGCCGGGCGGCGGCGTCGGCCAGGGCGACGAGTACCGGGTCGCCGCCGGTCTCCGGCAGCCGGTGCAGGGCCGCCCGGACCTGGTCGAGCCGGGCCAGCTTGGTGGCGGCGGGCAGGTCCCCGTCGCCGATGTCGTCGATGCGGCGGGCGACCGCGTACACCGCGCAGAGCGCGGCGCGTCGGTCGGGGCGGAGCAGCCGGATCCCGTACGAGAAGTTGCGGGCCTGGCTGCGGGTCACCCGGGCGCACTCCCGGTAGGCGCGCTCCAGCCCGGCGTCGGCGGTCATCCGCGCGCCCCGCTCGGGTGCAGCGCGACCCGGAACGGCCGGTACGACCGCAGCCACGCGGCGGCGACGCCGGCCCGGGTCGGCTTCGGCGGTCCGGGCAGCGGGTCGTGGTCGGCCCGGGCCAGGGCGGCCAGCGCGGCCCGGCCACCGGCGAGGTAACCGCCGACCGCCAGCCGGGCCCAGCCGTGCAGGTCACCGACGAGCGGCGCGCCCGCGTCGAGCAGGTCGGCGGCCCGCCTTGCCTGGCGCCGGACCACCGTCCGGAGCCGGTCGCCGGCCCGGGGTGCA is from Micromonospora sp. WMMD1102 and encodes:
- the hpnE gene encoding hydroxysqualene dehydroxylase HpnE, encoding MRLLDAGHRVTLVEARPALGGATYSFRRGELTVDTGQHVFLRCYQQYRDLLVRLGSADRAAVQDGFAVPIVRVGGPPHVLARNRRLPAPAHLLPALLGYRPLRVGQRLAAVRAAAALRRIEPDDPAADRVSFGAWLAAHGQDAPTVARLWELICTAALNAPPERASLALAARVFRTGLLDRADAADIGRPTAPLAELHGAPAAVLLRRRGATVRTGVRVQQIRPEGSRFQVTGDGIELTADAVVLAVPHPQAARLVPAEAAPDRARWARLGAAPIVNVHVHYEQRVTELEFAAGLDTPVQWVFDRTPPGGSGQYLVVSISAAEQVLAVRAGDLVRTHLTALAELFPAARRVRVRDAFVTREPRATFRQEPGSRSARPPARTRAPGLALAGAWTDTGWPDTMEGAVRSGHRAADVVLGHLGSTSPAEAPA
- the shc gene encoding squalene--hopene cyclase gives rise to the protein MASTLSTDDGSPTLAPEGPGGGTIRPADARRGTLSSVEAALERARDLLLARQQPGGWWQGELETNVTMEAEDLLLREFLGIRTELETAPTARWIRSKQGADGAWATFHGGPGDLSTTIEAYAALRLAGDPPEAGHMCRAREFVLAHGGIERSRVFTRLWLALFGEWPWHRLPAIPPEVVLLPSWFPLNVYDFACWARQTIVPLSVVRALCPVRPLGFSLGELRTGLPAERETATGRARWMHRLDGALRGYERHPVGPVRRNALRRAAEWIVARQEADGSWGGIQPPWVYSLIALHLLGYPLSHPVLRSGLAGLERFTVREETPDGPVRRLEACQSPVWDTALAVVALADAGLPAEHPALGTAADWLLAEEVRVPGDWSVRRPRLAPGGWAFEFDNDGYPDTDDTAEVLLALRRVGAPPAMRPAMERGVRWLCGMQSADGGWAAFDADNTRRIARDLPFCDFGEVIDPPSADVTAHVVEALCAEGLAGSVPVRRGVAWLLRHQEADGSWFGRWGSNHVYGTGAVVPALVAAGVRRDDPRIVRAVCWLHRRQNADGGWGEDMRSYRDPAWRGKGDSTASQTAWALLALHAAHSGDSASVRRGVDWLVRTQRPDGGWDEPQYTGTGFPGDFYINYHLYRLVFPVSALGRLLHDPADVAGLRGPGEAARSGTEPGAPS
- a CDS encoding squalene/phytoene synthase family protein; the protein is MTADAGLERAYRECARVTRSQARNFSYGIRLLRPDRRAALCAVYAVARRIDDIGDGDLPAATKLARLDQVRAALHRLPETGGDPVLVALADAAARLPIPVAAFDELVDGCVADVRGVGYETFEELVGYCRCVAGSIGRLSLGVFALRPSVDRAAAAELADTLGIALQLTNILRDILEDGAAGRTYLPRRDLERFGCTLELGPDGGLTDPPDRLAGLVRWQARRAERYYQTGLRLLPLLDRRSAACVAAMAGIYHRLLARMVADPLAATRQRISLPGWEKAYVAARAMTRSAP
- a CDS encoding polyprenyl synthetase family protein, with the translated sequence MTVMLPSALAQVDELVQPEIRAALERIDERTRLVAGYQLGYWDASGEPAGRGGKGLRPALALLSAQAAGQPVHRGLPAAVAVELVHNFSLLHDDVIDGDRERRHRPTAWAAFGIGPAILAGDAMLSLADEVLADDPDLDVRAGLTTMHTAVRRLIAGQAADVAFESRSDVTLDECLAMARDKTAALLSCSATLGAVLCGAPATLVDGLARYGERLGLAFQLVDDLLGIWGEPAVTGKPVLADLRARKKSVPVVRALTSGGPAGEQLADLYVRPDELSDADLGLAAALIEETGARDWTEKQADRLLTEALAELDRLGEPGTAGDRSGVHADLVAVAHFMTGRDH